One Mycobacterium dioxanotrophicus genomic region harbors:
- a CDS encoding PepSY-associated TM helix domain-containing protein encodes MSHTPLEEPLEPSTDAVADVRATGLAFVPVGADRRPTAWARIRPLLLRLHFYAGIFIGPFVLIAALTGLLYALVPQIDAMAFRDELKVDHVGDRRLSLNDQVAAARAAHPEGTIDSIRPPAALDDTTWVTLAVDDVPPDYARTVFVDPYTAQVRGALTTYGQWMPVRAWFDELHRNLHLGAFGRNYSELAASWVWVIAIAGLLLWVGHRKGTRKLRRIALPDRGAQGLRGLLSWHGALGVWIIVVVLGLSVTGMTWSRFAGESVDKIQSHLSWTAPSVDTALSASAGPGGGGHHGAMTGAEGHSEVGADTALKAAESAGLRAPMWMYPPAAAEEGWQVSENKRDWPARHDSISVDPQTGAVTDRVNFADWPFMAKMTDWAIDAHMGILFGWINQLLLIGVALALIASVVLGYRMWWRRRPTRGDRVQLPRPRRRGTLRALRPYEALLAVLAMVGVGWFAPLFGASLATFVAVDLVAGWLARRRGAPSA; translated from the coding sequence ATGAGTCACACCCCTCTGGAAGAACCCCTTGAGCCGTCCACCGACGCCGTCGCTGACGTGCGAGCAACCGGGTTAGCGTTCGTCCCTGTCGGCGCCGATCGGCGCCCAACCGCGTGGGCCAGAATCCGTCCGCTGCTGTTGCGTCTGCACTTCTACGCCGGGATCTTCATAGGTCCCTTCGTACTGATCGCGGCGTTGACCGGCCTGTTGTACGCGCTAGTCCCGCAGATCGATGCGATGGCGTTCCGCGACGAACTGAAAGTGGACCATGTCGGTGATCGACGCCTGAGTCTGAACGACCAAGTTGCGGCTGCCCGCGCCGCCCACCCGGAAGGCACGATCGACAGCATCCGGCCGCCAGCGGCACTCGACGACACCACATGGGTCACGCTGGCGGTCGACGACGTGCCGCCCGACTACGCCCGCACGGTGTTCGTCGACCCCTACACCGCCCAAGTGCGGGGAGCGCTGACCACCTATGGGCAGTGGATGCCGGTACGGGCGTGGTTCGATGAGCTGCACCGCAACCTGCACCTCGGCGCGTTCGGCCGCAACTACAGCGAACTGGCGGCCAGCTGGGTCTGGGTCATCGCGATAGCCGGGCTGCTGTTGTGGGTCGGCCACCGGAAAGGCACCCGAAAGCTGCGCAGGATCGCCCTTCCTGACCGCGGCGCTCAGGGCCTTCGGGGGTTGCTCTCGTGGCACGGCGCCCTCGGGGTGTGGATCATCGTCGTCGTCCTGGGTTTGTCGGTCACCGGCATGACGTGGTCGCGGTTCGCCGGAGAGTCTGTCGACAAGATCCAGTCCCACCTGAGCTGGACCGCTCCCTCGGTCGACACCGCCCTGAGTGCGTCCGCCGGCCCAGGCGGCGGCGGCCATCACGGCGCCATGACGGGCGCGGAAGGCCATTCGGAGGTAGGCGCCGACACCGCGCTCAAAGCCGCCGAGAGCGCCGGACTGCGCGCACCGATGTGGATGTATCCGCCGGCGGCTGCGGAGGAGGGCTGGCAAGTGTCGGAGAACAAACGCGATTGGCCCGCCCGCCACGACTCGATCTCAGTTGATCCACAGACCGGCGCGGTTACCGACCGGGTGAATTTCGCCGACTGGCCATTCATGGCCAAGATGACGGACTGGGCCATCGACGCCCATATGGGCATCCTGTTCGGCTGGATCAACCAACTGTTGTTGATCGGCGTGGCGCTCGCGTTGATCGCTTCGGTCGTGCTGGGCTACCGCATGTGGTGGCGTCGACGGCCCACCCGCGGTGATCGCGTCCAGCTGCCCCGCCCTCGCCGCCGCGGCACGCTGCGGGCGTTGCGCCCGTACGAGGCGCTACTGGCTGTGCTCGCTATGGTCGGCGTCGGCTGGTTCGCGCCGTTGTTCGGCGCGTCTTTGGCCACTTTCGTCGCCGTTGACCTCGTTGCCGGGTGGTTGGCTCGCCGACGTGGAGCACCGAGCGCGTGA
- a CDS encoding Fic family protein produces the protein MDWPAHSTASRRWTPQGRRGNLEDRLLTEIEVQIPPLIATLPVAVTGDTARRHEDAVIAVTRLDAGFGQHLAPLADFLVRSESVASSKIEQVDSGWHAFGRAVAGAKASAEAQSQLGAVHALLALVDAAASGPIEEAAILEAHRLLMAPDPYADRPGAYRSVQNWVGGSDYSPVGALFVPPPPEMVSGLMADLMAFAGRTDLPILAQAAIAHAQFESIHPFSDGNGRVGRALISAILRRRGLTARVTVPMASAMLADTDRYFRCLTEYRRGGAEQFVGYVADAAVHASEAAAESAARLAVLPERWREIARPRANSADEALIDRLLDVPIFNADTAQAMTGTTEASTYKALSRLTDAGVLARIFRRW, from the coding sequence ATGGACTGGCCGGCGCACTCCACGGCGAGCCGCCGATGGACTCCACAGGGCCGGCGCGGCAACCTCGAGGACCGGTTGCTGACCGAGATCGAGGTGCAGATCCCTCCGCTGATCGCGACTCTTCCTGTCGCTGTCACCGGCGACACAGCGCGCAGACACGAAGACGCGGTCATTGCGGTGACGCGACTCGACGCCGGGTTCGGCCAGCACCTGGCACCTCTAGCCGATTTCTTGGTTCGTAGCGAGTCGGTAGCTTCTTCGAAGATCGAGCAGGTCGACTCAGGCTGGCACGCGTTCGGCCGGGCAGTGGCCGGCGCGAAAGCCAGCGCCGAGGCACAGTCCCAGCTTGGGGCTGTGCACGCGCTGCTGGCGTTGGTCGATGCCGCCGCGTCCGGGCCGATCGAGGAGGCGGCGATCCTGGAGGCGCACCGGCTGCTGATGGCGCCCGATCCGTATGCGGACCGTCCAGGCGCGTACCGCAGCGTGCAGAACTGGGTGGGCGGTAGTGATTACTCACCGGTGGGCGCGCTGTTCGTTCCTCCGCCGCCTGAGATGGTGTCGGGTTTAATGGCGGATCTGATGGCTTTCGCCGGGCGGACCGATCTTCCGATCCTCGCTCAGGCTGCGATCGCGCATGCTCAATTCGAGTCGATTCACCCGTTCTCCGACGGCAACGGCCGGGTGGGCCGGGCGTTGATTAGTGCCATCTTGCGTCGTCGGGGGCTGACCGCACGGGTCACTGTGCCGATGGCTTCGGCCATGCTTGCTGACACCGACCGCTACTTCCGCTGTTTGACCGAGTACCGCCGTGGCGGGGCCGAGCAGTTCGTGGGCTATGTGGCGGATGCGGCGGTACACGCCAGCGAGGCGGCTGCAGAGTCTGCGGCACGCCTGGCTGTGTTGCCCGAACGTTGGCGTGAGATCGCGCGGCCGAGGGCGAACTCAGCTGACGAGGCGTTGATCGATCGCCTTCTCGACGTGCCGATATTCAACGCTGATACAGCGCAGGCTATGACCGGGACGACGGAGGCCAGCACCTATAAGGCGTTGAGTCGGCTCACCGATGCTGGTGTGTTAGCCCGGATTTTTCGTCGATGGTGA